A single Prevotella sp. E15-22 DNA region contains:
- a CDS encoding glycosyl hydrolase 115 family protein, translating to MNKLSIITVLLCAWLSVSAQSENFCIAKNGKTATIIIDENDWKGVIRAAKDLGDDVRKVTGVASPIVEYAAMSSQLTKQAHILIGTIGKSRLIDSLIRQKKLDTKKIKGHWEGYCIDVVDGNLVIAGNDKRGTIYGIYEISKRIGVSPWYWMADAPVVHQDELYYDDGYDYSWPAVKYRGIFINDEWPSFGTWCTKHFGGINSKAYEKVFELLLRLKANYFWPAMCGTNFNEDDPESPRLADEMGIVMGTSHHEPMMRSHREYLQRKEQVGPWDYATNKERVDQFFREGMERNKNYDNLVTIGMRGDGDVAMGKGDDAENMKTLHKVIDGQRKIIKDIYGRAEAVPQLWAIFTEVQRYYDAGFTVPDDVTLLFCDNNWGYIRRKGTEKERKRKGGLGLYYHIDMNGGPWNDRWVNTTTVPKLREQLHLAYKSGIDRIWIINVGDLKPKEMPISFIMDYAWDPDGLEHDSENGWLNDWTKSVLGCLSAKDIKECARIIADYSKYNLWRKPEVQVPGLFNYHEMMKLNDLWQSIMLRCEVLKERVPAEAQNAFYQLVYYPAVASAGVAMMYNAATMGDSITVCNYMTKDQQLTDYYNKVMANGKWDGMMLDNHIGYTQWSIPEKNRHPMSLGYKVDQPLLYSFAKPSKEYSIPVIDFTNNKREVHPCFNGWEILWGLGRGKGCMGARDVMKEWPADGSGPKLEYDIDLTEEGKIAIGILPTQDIVPARGLRLGVQIDEKPMQVIDARQGLHDEFQEYTPKNLAQSKNLKPLPPHNNLLLSGWKDGRKMLRRDEVFDNIRWLEVNFANTTPGKHKLKLIMIDPEIVIETIVVNPDNNRYSYFGAPKRY from the coding sequence ATGAATAAATTATCCATTATCACCGTTCTACTCTGTGCCTGGCTTTCTGTATCTGCACAGTCAGAGAACTTCTGCATTGCCAAGAACGGAAAAACTGCAACCATCATTATCGACGAAAACGATTGGAAGGGCGTTATTCGCGCTGCAAAAGACCTCGGTGACGACGTCCGCAAGGTCACAGGCGTGGCCTCTCCCATCGTCGAGTATGCTGCGATGTCATCGCAGCTAACGAAACAGGCTCACATTCTTATCGGCACCATCGGTAAAAGCCGCCTCATTGATAGCCTTATCAGACAGAAGAAACTAGATACCAAAAAGATAAAGGGCCATTGGGAGGGCTACTGCATCGATGTGGTGGATGGAAACCTTGTTATTGCTGGCAACGACAAGCGCGGCACCATCTACGGCATTTATGAAATCTCAAAGCGCATCGGCGTGTCGCCCTGGTATTGGATGGCCGATGCTCCTGTGGTGCATCAGGACGAGCTCTATTACGACGACGGCTACGATTATAGTTGGCCTGCTGTGAAATATCGTGGCATTTTCATCAACGACGAATGGCCCAGCTTTGGTACCTGGTGTACGAAGCATTTCGGAGGCATCAACTCCAAGGCCTACGAAAAGGTCTTTGAATTGTTGCTACGCCTGAAGGCCAACTATTTCTGGCCCGCCATGTGTGGCACAAACTTCAACGAAGATGATCCAGAGAGTCCTCGATTGGCCGATGAGATGGGTATTGTGATGGGCACCAGTCACCACGAACCCATGATGCGCTCACATCGTGAGTACCTGCAGCGCAAGGAGCAGGTAGGTCCATGGGACTACGCCACCAATAAAGAACGCGTGGATCAGTTCTTCCGCGAAGGTATGGAGCGCAATAAAAACTACGACAACCTCGTAACCATCGGTATGCGAGGCGACGGCGACGTGGCCATGGGTAAAGGAGATGATGCGGAAAACATGAAGACGCTCCACAAGGTCATCGACGGTCAACGTAAGATTATCAAGGACATCTACGGACGTGCCGAAGCCGTGCCCCAGCTATGGGCTATCTTCACAGAAGTACAGCGTTATTATGATGCTGGCTTTACCGTACCCGATGACGTCACACTCCTTTTCTGCGATAACAACTGGGGCTACATTCGCCGTAAGGGCACCGAAAAGGAACGCAAGCGTAAGGGCGGTCTGGGTCTCTACTATCATATCGACATGAACGGTGGCCCTTGGAACGACCGTTGGGTGAACACCACCACCGTCCCCAAACTACGCGAGCAGTTGCATCTGGCCTACAAGAGCGGCATCGACCGCATCTGGATTATCAACGTGGGCGACCTGAAGCCTAAGGAGATGCCCATCTCGTTCATCATGGACTATGCATGGGATCCAGACGGTTTAGAGCACGATTCAGAAAACGGCTGGCTCAATGATTGGACAAAATCTGTACTCGGCTGTTTGTCCGCCAAAGATATTAAGGAATGCGCCCGCATCATTGCCGACTATTCCAAGTATAATCTCTGGCGTAAACCCGAGGTCCAAGTGCCTGGTTTGTTCAACTACCATGAAATGATGAAACTAAACGACCTTTGGCAGTCGATTATGTTGCGTTGTGAGGTCTTGAAAGAGCGCGTACCAGCGGAAGCCCAGAACGCCTTCTACCAATTGGTCTACTATCCTGCTGTAGCAAGTGCTGGTGTAGCCATGATGTACAATGCAGCGACTATGGGTGATAGTATCACAGTCTGTAACTACATGACAAAAGACCAGCAACTCACCGACTATTATAACAAAGTGATGGCGAACGGCAAATGGGACGGCATGATGCTTGACAATCACATTGGCTATACCCAGTGGAGCATCCCAGAGAAGAATCGCCACCCCATGAGTCTCGGCTACAAAGTTGACCAGCCACTCCTCTATTCGTTTGCCAAACCGTCGAAGGAATACTCCATTCCGGTCATCGACTTTACAAATAATAAAAGGGAGGTACATCCTTGCTTTAACGGATGGGAAATTCTTTGGGGACTTGGTCGCGGCAAGGGCTGCATGGGCGCACGCGACGTGATGAAGGAATGGCCAGCAGACGGTAGCGGCCCTAAACTAGAGTACGACATAGATTTAACCGAAGAGGGAAAGATTGCTATAGGAATTTTGCCGACGCAAGATATTGTTCCCGCTCGTGGTTTGCGTCTTGGTGTGCAGATTGACGAGAAGCCGATGCAGGTTATCGATGCTCGTCAGGGCCTACACGACGAATTCCAGGAATACACCCCAAAGAATCTCGCCCAATCAAAGAACCTGAAGCCCCTCCCACCCCACAACAACCTATTGCTTAGTGGTTGGAAGGACGGCAGGAAGATGCTGCGTCGCGATGAGGTGTTTGACAATATCCGCTGGCTGGAGGTAAATTTCGCCAACACCACTCCTGGCAAGCATAAGCTGAAGCTCATTATGATAGACCCAGAAATAGTTATTGAGACCATCGTGGTCAATCCCGACAACAACCGCTACAGCTACTTCGGTGCACCCAAAAGATATTAA
- a CDS encoding glycosyl hydrolase 115 family protein, with protein MIKKELLTIALALFAHFAMAIDLTKATITYPKNDEPLVRQMAQVLVDDIERATGIRPQISGEAGTSVILATASHTNRHKELRGVWECFAIDTKDGNLYITGSDARGLAYGVLHVSEAIGISPWYWFSDIPINQDKAKRAFDYVENYVSASPTIKYRGIFINDEDWGLKTWAEKNFEKELGDIGPKTYDKVCELILRLKGNMVAPAMHTCTGAFYSHPESQVMANKWGIMITTSHCEPLLFNNAAPSEWDKTRDGEWNYETNSQTILNKLDDRIRETAQYENIYTMGMRGLHDEAMKGSTNPKDRARTLEKVFEKQRGILEKYKKTKATKLPQIFVPYKETLDIYDAGLKVPEDITLVWPDDNYGYMKRVSNTEEQKRKGGSGVYYHISYLGTPHDYLWLPSTAPMLMYHELKKAYDAGADRYWLLNVGDIKPGEIEMQMFMDMAYNFEAFNYDNANKYQAEWLARTFLPNCDNQTSYQPELTEQFQFILDHYYRLAWNRKPEFMGYEYEWSSDEENRLHDTDFSFDTGTAQKRLLDYEDICEAYDMIEQNIDADKQPALFQMLGYAVHSAYQMNRKFFYAQRNHETGNAIYATIALNAYSKLEQLRKKYNEQLDGKWNNMISEIPPGFCAKYQMMPELTDKATTAYQLPAEQRHPEFCNKINLASLSVSEPFRLLEGIGTDWQALQMGQPLGKKTGSIDIALPSNNLHNASSIKLCISVVPMWPVASDCSNRFTVSVDGGKAVVCENIFKEWGPEWKLQVLENRKEFVVTLPLDKARLNHFITLSIIDPGQIIQEITYE; from the coding sequence ATGATAAAGAAAGAACTCCTGACAATTGCATTGGCCCTTTTTGCCCATTTCGCAATGGCCATCGACCTCACCAAGGCTACAATTACCTATCCAAAGAACGATGAACCACTGGTGCGACAAATGGCACAGGTCTTGGTCGATGACATCGAGCGAGCAACAGGCATCAGACCCCAAATCTCAGGAGAAGCCGGTACATCCGTTATACTCGCCACAGCCAGCCACACCAATCGCCATAAAGAACTGCGTGGTGTCTGGGAGTGTTTCGCCATCGACACTAAAGACGGGAATCTTTATATTACTGGATCGGATGCTCGCGGCTTGGCATACGGCGTACTGCACGTCAGCGAGGCCATCGGCATCAGTCCTTGGTATTGGTTTTCCGACATCCCCATCAACCAAGACAAAGCCAAACGCGCATTCGACTACGTAGAGAACTATGTTAGTGCTTCACCCACTATCAAATACCGCGGTATCTTTATCAATGACGAGGACTGGGGGCTGAAAACGTGGGCAGAGAAAAACTTCGAAAAGGAACTGGGCGATATCGGACCCAAAACTTACGACAAAGTCTGCGAACTCATTCTCCGACTGAAAGGCAACATGGTGGCACCTGCTATGCACACCTGCACTGGTGCGTTCTATTCTCATCCAGAAAGTCAGGTAATGGCAAACAAATGGGGCATCATGATTACCACCAGCCACTGCGAACCATTGCTTTTCAATAATGCAGCCCCTTCTGAGTGGGACAAGACCCGCGATGGCGAATGGAACTACGAAACCAATAGCCAGACAATACTTAATAAATTGGACGACCGCATCCGCGAGACGGCCCAATATGAGAACATCTACACAATGGGCATGCGTGGACTACACGACGAGGCCATGAAGGGGTCAACGAATCCCAAAGACAGAGCTCGTACATTAGAAAAAGTCTTTGAGAAGCAGCGTGGTATTCTCGAGAAATACAAGAAGACAAAAGCCACAAAACTTCCCCAGATTTTTGTTCCTTATAAAGAGACCCTCGACATCTATGATGCAGGATTGAAGGTTCCCGAAGATATAACCCTTGTTTGGCCCGATGACAACTACGGCTATATGAAACGCGTCAGCAACACCGAAGAGCAAAAACGCAAGGGTGGTAGTGGTGTGTATTATCATATCAGCTATCTCGGCACTCCTCATGATTATCTATGGCTGCCAAGTACTGCTCCCATGCTGATGTACCACGAACTGAAGAAAGCTTACGATGCTGGTGCAGACCGTTACTGGTTACTCAACGTAGGTGACATCAAACCTGGCGAGATAGAGATGCAGATGTTCATGGATATGGCATATAACTTCGAAGCTTTCAACTACGACAATGCCAATAAGTATCAGGCCGAATGGTTGGCTCGAACCTTCCTGCCAAATTGCGACAACCAGACATCATACCAGCCTGAACTTACCGAGCAATTCCAGTTTATCCTCGACCATTATTACCGTTTGGCATGGAATCGCAAGCCCGAATTCATGGGCTATGAATATGAGTGGAGTAGCGACGAAGAGAACCGCCTGCATGACACGGACTTCTCGTTTGACACAGGTACGGCTCAAAAACGACTTCTGGACTACGAAGACATCTGCGAGGCTTACGACATGATAGAGCAGAACATCGATGCAGACAAGCAGCCTGCCCTCTTCCAAATGCTGGGTTATGCTGTACATTCAGCCTACCAAATGAATCGCAAGTTTTTCTATGCTCAACGCAACCACGAGACAGGGAACGCCATCTATGCCACGATAGCTCTCAATGCCTACAGCAAGTTAGAACAGCTACGCAAGAAATACAACGAGCAACTTGACGGGAAGTGGAACAATATGATCAGCGAGATTCCTCCGGGGTTCTGTGCCAAATATCAGATGATGCCAGAACTTACCGACAAGGCCACTACGGCTTACCAACTACCCGCAGAACAACGTCATCCTGAGTTCTGCAACAAAATAAACCTTGCGTCACTCTCTGTCAGCGAACCTTTCCGCCTTTTAGAGGGTATTGGAACCGACTGGCAAGCACTGCAGATGGGGCAACCACTTGGCAAGAAAACGGGCAGTATCGATATTGCTCTGCCATCAAATAATCTCCACAACGCATCATCCATCAAGCTTTGCATCAGCGTGGTGCCGATGTGGCCTGTGGCCAGCGATTGCAGCAACCGTTTCACAGTAAGTGTGGATGGCGGCAAAGCTGTAGTATGCGAAAACATCTTTAAGGAATGGGGGCCGGAATGGAAATTACAGGTTCTAGAGAACCGCAAGGAGTTCGTTGTGACACTACCCCTTGACAAGGCCCGTCTGAACCATTTCATCACGCTATCTATTATTGACCCAGGACAAATCATCCAGGAAATCACCTATGAATAA